One Streptomyces umbrinus genomic window, TGAAGACAGAAGATCATCGGTCGGGGACAGGTGCCATGGCGACGACGCAACGACTGCTGCTGGTGGAGGACGAGCCCACGCTGTGTGAGCTGCTGTCCGCCAGCTTGCGGCTGGCCGGCTTTGAGGTGACTGCGGCCCAGACGGGCGGTCAGGCCCTGGAAGCGGCCCGCGACAACCGACCCGACCTGATCGTCCTGGATGTGATGCTGCCCGACCTCGACGGCTTCGAGGTGGCACGTCGTCTGCGTGAGGACCCCTCCGGCCCGGGAATCGGGCAGCCGCCGATCCTCTTCCTGACCGCCCGGGACGCCGCGGAGGACCGCATCAGCGGTCTGCGGGTCGGCGGGGACGACTACGTCACCAAGCCCTTCAACCTCGAGGAACTCATCCTGCGCATCCAGGCCGTGCTGCGCCGCACCAGCGGCCGCCGGCCCGATGGGCTCCTAGTCGTGGACGACCTGGAGCTCGATCCCGACAG contains:
- a CDS encoding response regulator transcription factor, which gives rise to MATTQRLLLVEDEPTLCELLSASLRLAGFEVTAAQTGGQALEAARDNRPDLIVLDVMLPDLDGFEVARRLREDPSGPGIGQPPILFLTARDAAEDRISGLRVGGDDYVTKPFNLEELILRIQAVLRRTSGRRPDGLLVVDDLELDPDSHQVTRNGLPVQLSPTEFSLLRVLMENAGQVLSRHQLLDQVWHYDFDGDDSIVASYISYLRRKIDIAEPKLIHTVRGTGYVLRRPRA